One genomic window of Niveibacterium sp. SC-1 includes the following:
- a CDS encoding hydrolase, whose protein sequence is MHNPPPRYVAPRWLSGRHAQTIWPLAIKGPMPAVTRERWEAPDGDFIDVDLLPHKPGKPLVLMFHGLEGSSRSHYTRALLRVLEARGWNGAIPHFRGCSGEPNRLLRAYHSGDADEVAWVLARFAERFPDVPRYASGVSLGGNALLVWLGREGAAAKTLVRAAASICAPLDLAICGHNLARGFNKLYTRHFLYTLKRTATHKLRRFPDSFDHGAMRRARNLYEFDNAVTAPLHGFANTEDYWTRASARPLLRTVRVPTLVLNARNDPFVPTTALPDSGEISPAVTLETPEGGGHVGFVTGSFPGTLDWLPRRILHFFEHGN, encoded by the coding sequence ATGCACAATCCGCCGCCCCGCTACGTCGCTCCCCGCTGGCTCTCCGGCCGGCACGCACAGACCATCTGGCCGCTGGCGATCAAGGGCCCCATGCCCGCGGTCACGCGCGAGCGCTGGGAAGCGCCGGACGGTGACTTCATCGACGTCGATCTGCTGCCGCACAAACCAGGCAAGCCCCTGGTGCTGATGTTCCACGGCCTTGAAGGCTCCAGTCGCAGCCACTACACCCGCGCCCTCCTGCGTGTGCTGGAAGCACGCGGCTGGAATGGCGCGATCCCGCACTTCCGCGGTTGCTCGGGCGAACCCAATCGCCTGCTGCGGGCCTACCACTCGGGCGATGCCGACGAGGTGGCGTGGGTGCTGGCCCGTTTCGCCGAGCGCTTCCCCGACGTGCCGCGTTACGCCTCCGGCGTCTCCCTGGGCGGCAATGCACTGCTGGTATGGCTGGGGCGCGAAGGTGCGGCCGCCAAGACGCTGGTGCGCGCCGCGGCCTCCATCTGCGCGCCGCTGGATCTCGCGATCTGCGGCCACAACCTCGCGCGCGGCTTCAACAAGCTCTACACCCGCCACTTCCTCTACACGCTCAAGCGCACCGCTACGCACAAGCTGCGGCGCTTCCCCGACAGCTTCGACCACGGCGCCATGCGCCGTGCGCGCAATCTCTACGAGTTCGACAACGCAGTCACCGCGCCGCTGCATGGCTTCGCCAATACGGAGGATTACTGGACGCGCGCGTCGGCCCGTCCTCTCCTGCGCACGGTGCGGGTGCCGACCCTGGTGCTCAACGCACGCAATGACCCCTTCGTGCCGACCACGGCCTTGCCCGACTCCGGCGAGATTTCGCCTGCGGTAACGCTGGAAACCCCGGAAGGCGGCGGGCATGTGGGTTTCGTGACGGGCTCCTTCCCGGGCACGCTGGACTGGTTGCCGCGACGCATCCTGCACTTTTTCGAGCACGGCAACTGA
- a CDS encoding STY0301 family protein — protein MRIVLTTAFVAALLPPTLAANPTADACPKAITDAQEYVSGASEGWSAFGSRQEHPLQGVSFYSGSPDKKALLAPTAEHLGGKAPRAEWALPETQEPYWVACEYAQTTVIVARPLPAGTRSCTVKYVPHFSSPVASSWQCKAG, from the coding sequence ATGAGAATCGTCCTCACGACCGCGTTCGTCGCCGCTCTCCTGCCTCCGACCCTCGCGGCCAACCCGACGGCCGACGCTTGCCCGAAGGCGATCACCGATGCGCAGGAATACGTCAGCGGCGCTTCGGAGGGATGGTCCGCGTTCGGGTCCCGGCAGGAACATCCGCTCCAGGGTGTTTCCTTCTATTCCGGATCTCCCGACAAGAAGGCCTTGCTCGCGCCAACAGCCGAGCATCTCGGTGGCAAGGCGCCGCGTGCGGAATGGGCCCTGCCCGAAACTCAGGAGCCCTATTGGGTCGCCTGCGAGTACGCCCAGACGACCGTGATCGTCGCCCGCCCCCTGCCGGCAGGCACGCGGTCATGCACGGTGAAATACGTCCCCCATTTCTCCTCGCCCGTTGCCAGCTCCTGGCAATGCAAGGCGGGGTGA
- a CDS encoding IS1595 family transposase — MRERELKDWLGGLNRLTAAQREQLRQRLESVASLDEVSAALQRRRSSHPGCPHCRSLGVVRNGHADGLQRYRCRTCRRSFNALTGTPLARLRQRDKWWVQAQVLELGLSVRKAARHLGVHRTTAFRWRHRFLALPRALKAQALQGVAEADETYELRSFKGQPQRLGQQSRAARKRGGHAARRGLSDEHVPVLVLRDRSGATTDYVLPHNSKAAVVQVLPQALACDTLLCTDGSSMLAAAARALNIEHHALNTLKGERRRGAWHIQNVNAYHSRLKTWMRRFNGVATSYLENYLGWFRALDRSTQSGTHPTPFLCLALGV, encoded by the coding sequence ATGCGCGAACGCGAACTCAAAGACTGGTTGGGCGGGTTGAATCGGCTCACGGCCGCGCAGCGGGAGCAATTGCGCCAGCGGTTGGAGTCGGTGGCTTCATTGGACGAAGTGAGCGCCGCGCTACAGCGACGGCGTAGTAGCCACCCAGGGTGCCCGCACTGCCGCAGCCTTGGCGTGGTGCGTAACGGGCACGCCGATGGTCTGCAGCGCTATAGATGTCGCACCTGTCGGCGCAGTTTCAACGCCCTGACAGGCACGCCGTTGGCGCGGCTGCGCCAACGTGACAAGTGGTGGGTACAGGCCCAGGTGCTCGAACTGGGCCTGAGCGTGCGTAAGGCGGCCCGACACCTGGGCGTGCACCGCACGACGGCCTTTCGCTGGCGCCACCGCTTCCTGGCGCTGCCCCGTGCCCTCAAAGCCCAGGCGCTACAGGGCGTGGCCGAGGCCGACGAGACCTACGAACTGCGCTCCTTCAAAGGACAGCCCCAACGCCTGGGGCAGCAATCACGCGCCGCGCGCAAGCGGGGCGGACATGCCGCCCGCCGCGGCCTGTCGGACGAACACGTTCCTGTGTTGGTGCTGCGAGACCGCAGCGGCGCGACCACCGATTACGTCCTGCCGCATAACAGCAAGGCCGCCGTGGTGCAGGTGCTGCCGCAGGCCTTGGCCTGCGACACGCTGCTCTGCACCGACGGCAGCAGCATGCTGGCCGCAGCCGCGCGCGCACTGAACATCGAGCATCACGCCCTCAACACGCTCAAGGGCGAGCGTCGCCGCGGCGCCTGGCATATCCAGAACGTCAATGCCTACCACTCGCGCTTGAAAACCTGGATGCGCCGTTTCAACGGAGTTGCCACGTCTTACCTGGAGAACTACTTGGGTTGGTTCCGTGCCCTGGACCGCAGCACCCAATCCGGCACTCACCCCACGCCCTTCCTCTGTCTCGCGCTCGGCGTCTGA
- a CDS encoding phosphomannomutase/phosphoglucomutase, translating into MSIPAQEIFKAYDIRGIVDKSLTIEAVRQIGHALGSEARVRKQTTIVIGRDGRHSGPAFAKALAEGINAAGIDVIDIGAVATPLTYFAAYHLGANSCVSITGSHNPPEYNGLKMVLGGETLYGPLIQDLRRRIAEGDLASGQGKVSQTDVRAAYIERILSDVKLARPMKIVLDSGNGVAGNTAPELYKKLGCSLHELFSEVDGDFPNHHPDPSKPENLQDVITALKTTDAELGLAFDGDGDRLGVVTKDGEIIYPDRQLMLFAADVLSRVPGGKIIYDVKCTRNLATWVRQHGGEPIMWNTGHALVKAKLKETGAPLAGEMSGHMFFKERWYGFDDGLYTGVRLLEILSKSADPSAVLKALPNAVSTPELNIKLNEGEAVKIVDKLKSDAKFDGEKERITIDGIRVEYADGFGLARSSNTTPVLVLRFEADNEAALKRIQADFAHALSEVWPGIDTNFAPASH; encoded by the coding sequence ATGTCGATTCCCGCCCAAGAAATTTTCAAAGCCTATGACATCCGCGGCATCGTGGATAAGTCGCTGACGATCGAGGCCGTACGCCAGATCGGTCATGCGCTGGGCAGCGAAGCCCGCGTCCGCAAGCAGACCACCATCGTCATCGGCCGCGACGGCCGTCATTCCGGCCCCGCCTTCGCCAAGGCACTGGCCGAAGGCATCAACGCCGCGGGCATCGATGTCATCGACATCGGCGCCGTCGCCACGCCGCTCACCTACTTCGCGGCCTACCACCTGGGCGCGAACTCCTGCGTCTCCATCACCGGCAGCCACAACCCGCCCGAATACAACGGCCTCAAGATGGTGCTGGGCGGCGAGACGCTCTACGGCCCGCTGATCCAGGATCTGCGCCGCCGCATCGCCGAGGGCGACCTAGCCAGCGGCCAGGGCAAGGTCAGCCAGACCGACGTGCGCGCCGCCTATATCGAACGCATCCTCTCCGACGTGAAGCTCGCCCGTCCGATGAAGATCGTGCTCGATTCGGGCAACGGCGTGGCCGGCAATACCGCGCCCGAGCTCTACAAGAAGCTCGGCTGCTCGCTGCATGAGCTGTTCTCGGAAGTCGACGGCGACTTCCCCAACCACCACCCGGACCCTTCCAAGCCCGAGAACCTGCAGGACGTCATCACCGCGCTGAAGACCACCGACGCCGAACTCGGCCTGGCCTTCGACGGCGACGGCGACCGCCTGGGCGTGGTCACCAAGGATGGCGAGATCATCTACCCCGACCGCCAGCTGATGCTCTTCGCGGCCGACGTGCTCTCGCGCGTCCCCGGCGGCAAGATCATCTACGACGTGAAGTGCACCCGTAACCTCGCCACCTGGGTTCGCCAACACGGCGGCGAGCCGATCATGTGGAACACGGGCCACGCGCTGGTGAAGGCCAAGCTCAAGGAAACCGGCGCGCCGCTCGCGGGCGAGATGAGCGGCCACATGTTCTTCAAGGAACGCTGGTACGGCTTCGACGACGGTCTCTACACCGGCGTGCGCCTGCTCGAAATCCTCTCGAAGAGTGCTGACCCCTCCGCCGTACTCAAGGCCCTGCCCAACGCGGTGAGTACGCCCGAGCTGAACATCAAGCTCAACGAAGGCGAAGCAGTGAAGATCGTCGACAAGCTCAAGAGCGATGCGAAGTTCGACGGCGAAAAGGAACGCATCACCATCGACGGCATCCGCGTCGAGTACGCCGACGGCTTCGGCCTCGCCCGCTCCTCCAACACCACGCCGGTGCTGGTGCTGCGCTTCGAGGCCGACAACGAGGCCGCACTCAAGCGCATCCAGGCGGACTTCGCGCACGCCCTGAGCGAGGTCTGGCCGGGGATCGACACCAACTTCGCGCCTGCTTCGCACTGA
- a CDS encoding globin family protein — protein sequence MTPQQIQRVQHSLELIAPQADLVATRFYDHLLTRHPALRPLFRHTDIRLQGLALMRMIVWAVQRLDNTAELLPALRELGARHVRYGVRAEHYAWVGASLLDTLAWSLGPDFTPELHDAWAAVYGVVAQTMQETTPEREPELRAA from the coding sequence ATGACCCCCCAACAAATCCAGCGTGTGCAGCACAGCCTCGAACTCATCGCCCCCCAGGCCGACCTCGTTGCAACGCGCTTCTACGACCACTTGCTGACGCGCCATCCCGCCCTGCGTCCGCTCTTCCGCCATACGGACATCCGCCTGCAGGGCCTCGCCCTGATGCGCATGATCGTGTGGGCGGTCCAGCGCCTGGACAACACCGCCGAACTGCTGCCCGCGCTGCGCGAACTCGGCGCCCGCCATGTCCGCTACGGCGTACGCGCCGAGCACTACGCCTGGGTCGGTGCGAGCCTGCTCGACACCTTGGCCTGGAGCCTGGGACCCGACTTCACGCCCGAGCTGCACGACGCCTGGGCCGCGGTCTATGGCGTGGTCGCGCAGACCATGCAAGAGACCACGCCCGAACGCGAACCCGAGCTTCGCGCAGCCTGA
- a CDS encoding BPSL0067 family protein has product MPYIYEEAETLAGLPAVGTKQCVALVKQYTKAPASSLWREGATAKGDLQLKKGTAIATFTGGVYANHASGNHAAIYISQDSAGLTVVDQWSASGTIRLRRLPFLGRDKNGAYVTPSNNGDAFAVIE; this is encoded by the coding sequence ATGCCGTACATCTATGAGGAGGCCGAGACGCTGGCGGGGCTTCCCGCCGTTGGCACCAAGCAATGCGTCGCGCTCGTCAAGCAATACACCAAGGCACCAGCGTCTTCGCTATGGCGGGAGGGCGCGACCGCCAAGGGTGACCTTCAGCTCAAGAAGGGAACCGCCATCGCGACCTTTACGGGCGGGGTCTATGCCAATCACGCGTCCGGCAACCATGCGGCCATTTACATCAGCCAGGACTCGGCAGGCCTGACGGTTGTGGACCAGTGGTCGGCCAGCGGTACGATTCGCCTGCGCCGCCTGCCCTTTCTTGGACGGGACAAGAACGGTGCCTACGTGACCCCGAGCAACAACGGCGACGCGTTTGCTGTCATCGAATAG
- a CDS encoding glutamine amidotransferase, producing MSKSCIVIRHLMFEDLGTFAAPLQEAGYAIRYLEAGVDALAPAAEADLLVVLGGPIGAYDEAPYPFLHEEFALLERRLTEDAPTLGICLGAQLMARSLGARVYPGPAKEIGWQPLTLTAAGEESPLRHIGGAQTSMLHWHGDTFDLPAACELLASTPLCTQQAFRRGKRQLGLQFHPEFDARRVEQWLVGHTCELGNAKIDIPALRADTAQHGERLATQSRRFIAEWLKDSRN from the coding sequence ATGTCGAAGTCCTGCATCGTCATCCGCCACCTGATGTTCGAAGACCTCGGCACCTTTGCCGCGCCGCTACAGGAAGCGGGCTACGCGATCCGTTACCTGGAGGCCGGCGTCGACGCGCTGGCGCCGGCCGCGGAAGCCGACCTGCTGGTGGTGCTGGGCGGTCCGATCGGCGCCTACGACGAGGCGCCCTACCCTTTCCTGCATGAGGAGTTCGCCCTGCTCGAACGGCGCCTCACCGAGGACGCGCCCACGCTGGGCATCTGCCTGGGGGCGCAGCTGATGGCGCGTTCGCTCGGCGCGCGCGTCTATCCGGGTCCGGCCAAGGAAATCGGCTGGCAGCCGCTCACGCTCACCGCGGCCGGCGAAGAGTCGCCCCTGCGCCATATCGGTGGCGCGCAGACCTCCATGCTCCACTGGCACGGCGACACCTTCGACCTGCCAGCCGCCTGCGAGCTGCTGGCCTCCACACCGCTCTGCACCCAGCAGGCCTTCCGCCGCGGCAAACGTCAGCTCGGCCTGCAGTTCCACCCTGAGTTCGATGCGCGCCGTGTCGAGCAATGGCTGGTGGGCCACACCTGTGAGCTGGGCAACGCGAAGATCGACATCCCGGCCCTGCGCGCCGATACGGCGCAGCACGGCGAGCGACTCGCCACCCAGTCGCGCCGCTTCATCGCGGAATGGCTGAAAGACTCGCGGAATTGA
- a CDS encoding response regulator, with the protein MEFGSTTARLLVVDDEPELRALLQEYFGRQGYAVEGAADAELARRCLERFAPQIVILDVNLPGEDGFALARSLRVRYPRLGILMLTAAADTVDRVVGLELGADDYLPKPFDLRELLARVKSLQRRLGAISTPMPPVHALADPPSSHTGIAFGSCRLDLDAHTLRGPDGAEIPITAAEYDLLALFARAPNRPLNRDQIMEQAHKRGWDVFDRSIDLRVMRLRRKIERNPDKPEVIKTVRGVGYVFVSGGASGADS; encoded by the coding sequence ATGGAGTTCGGCAGCACAACGGCTCGCCTGCTCGTGGTCGACGACGAACCCGAGCTGCGGGCGCTCCTGCAGGAGTATTTCGGTCGTCAGGGCTATGCCGTCGAAGGCGCGGCCGACGCCGAACTGGCGCGGCGATGCCTGGAGCGCTTCGCACCGCAGATTGTGATCCTCGATGTGAACCTGCCCGGCGAGGATGGCTTCGCCCTCGCCCGTAGCCTGCGCGTGCGCTATCCGCGCCTGGGCATCCTCATGCTCACCGCGGCAGCCGACACGGTGGATCGCGTCGTCGGCCTGGAGCTGGGCGCGGACGACTACCTGCCCAAGCCCTTCGATCTGCGCGAACTGCTCGCGCGAGTGAAGAGCCTGCAGCGGCGCCTCGGGGCCATCTCGACGCCGATGCCGCCCGTGCATGCGTTGGCCGATCCGCCCTCGTCCCACACCGGGATCGCGTTCGGGAGCTGCCGGCTCGATCTGGACGCGCACACCCTGCGCGGGCCCGACGGTGCAGAGATCCCGATCACGGCGGCGGAATACGACCTGCTCGCGCTTTTCGCGCGGGCGCCCAACCGGCCGCTCAACCGCGACCAGATCATGGAGCAGGCGCACAAGCGCGGCTGGGACGTCTTCGACCGTTCGATCGACCTGAGGGTGATGCGCTTGCGGCGCAAGATCGAACGCAATCCGGACAAGCCGGAAGTGATCAAGACGGTGCGGGGCGTCGGCTACGTCTTCGTGTCGGGCGGGGCCTCAGGGGCGGACAGCTGA
- a CDS encoding DUF1289 domain-containing protein, producing MTKTDRPDSPCVAICSTAVGDDICWGCGRTVMEVANWVFMDEAEKDAVWERILADGYPRRERR from the coding sequence GTGACCAAAACCGACCGTCCCGACAGCCCCTGTGTCGCCATCTGCTCCACCGCCGTGGGCGACGACATCTGCTGGGGTTGCGGCCGCACCGTCATGGAAGTGGCCAACTGGGTCTTCATGGACGAGGCCGAGAAAGACGCCGTGTGGGAGCGCATCCTTGCCGACGGCTATCCGCGCCGGGAGCGTCGCTAG
- a CDS encoding PAS domain S-box protein: protein MDQLHFESGLPPGASGPELPPPDTAMFRRVLDQVPARVVVVDREARFRYVNHEFLAFVDLLPEAVLGRTVAEVLGEAVYEAYRPVMSRLFAGESLRWEAWIDYPRAGRRYVQEHITPYAPDGGRVQALVGFGRDLTELKLRETELADKVRALQDSETLKSSIVDHALAALISTDEAGVIVEFNPAAEAMFGRSRHQALGRPVAEIIIPPRFRDAHVGGMARLAAGGAPRVLGKRMELQALRADGREFPVEMVLWRTDVGEHGFYTASLFDLTERHAAALPIERQREALRQSEKLSAMGSLLAGVAHELNNPLAIVMGRASLLESKAEGSPLQADAQRIREAAERCGRIVRTFLAMARQRPAARASVQINELVRAAVDLLQYGLRSSGIAVEMLLADALPAVIADADQLGQVVLNLLVNAQQALGGRDGPLVLRLETGAEALRPGRVPRVWLRVADNGPGVAEEHAVRIFDPFFTTKAEGSGTGLGLAVARSIVREHGGDLVLEPPGASAGASFRLSIPIAPERIAEPEAPAPALLDSGNGVRVLVVDDEADLAAMIREMLEAAQMEVATAESGEIALALLAEARFDAIVSDLRMPGMDGVALWRHVRERVPELAQRMLFVTGDTLSDGARGFLRETSCPCVEKPFAPDELVARLRGLLAGEG from the coding sequence ATGGACCAACTGCATTTCGAGTCCGGCCTGCCGCCTGGCGCCAGTGGCCCCGAGCTGCCGCCGCCGGATACGGCGATGTTCCGCAGGGTCCTCGATCAGGTGCCCGCACGCGTCGTCGTGGTCGACCGCGAGGCGCGCTTTCGCTACGTCAATCACGAGTTCCTCGCTTTTGTGGACCTGCTGCCCGAGGCGGTGCTGGGGCGCACGGTGGCGGAGGTTCTGGGCGAGGCGGTGTATGAGGCCTACCGCCCGGTGATGAGCCGCCTCTTCGCCGGCGAGTCGCTGCGTTGGGAAGCCTGGATCGACTATCCGCGCGCGGGCCGTCGCTATGTGCAGGAACACATCACGCCTTACGCGCCCGACGGCGGCCGGGTGCAGGCCCTGGTCGGCTTCGGGCGCGACCTCACCGAACTCAAGCTGCGCGAGACCGAGCTGGCCGACAAGGTGCGGGCGCTGCAGGACAGCGAGACGCTCAAGTCTTCCATCGTCGATCACGCGCTCGCCGCGCTCATCTCCACCGACGAAGCAGGCGTGATCGTCGAATTCAACCCGGCGGCCGAGGCCATGTTCGGTCGCAGCCGCCACCAGGCCCTGGGGCGTCCGGTGGCCGAGATCATCATCCCGCCGCGGTTTCGCGACGCCCATGTTGGCGGCATGGCGCGGCTGGCGGCCGGGGGCGCGCCGCGGGTGCTGGGCAAGCGCATGGAGCTGCAGGCGCTGCGCGCGGACGGGCGCGAGTTTCCGGTCGAGATGGTCTTGTGGCGCACGGACGTGGGCGAGCACGGCTTCTACACCGCCTCGCTCTTCGACCTGACCGAACGCCATGCGGCGGCGCTGCCGATAGAACGCCAACGCGAAGCCCTGCGCCAGAGCGAGAAGCTCTCCGCCATGGGCAGCCTCCTGGCTGGTGTCGCGCACGAGCTCAACAACCCGCTGGCGATCGTCATGGGGCGTGCCAGCCTGCTCGAAAGCAAGGCCGAGGGCTCGCCGTTGCAGGCCGACGCGCAGCGGATCCGCGAGGCCGCCGAGCGCTGTGGCCGTATCGTGCGCACCTTCCTCGCGATGGCACGCCAGCGGCCGGCGGCGCGTGCCTCCGTGCAGATCAACGAGCTGGTGCGGGCGGCGGTGGACCTGCTGCAGTACGGGCTTCGCAGCAGCGGCATCGCGGTCGAGATGCTGCTTGCCGATGCCTTGCCCGCGGTCATCGCCGATGCCGACCAGCTCGGCCAGGTGGTGCTCAATCTGCTGGTCAATGCGCAGCAGGCCCTGGGCGGTCGCGACGGCCCCCTGGTGCTGCGCCTGGAGACCGGCGCCGAGGCCCTGCGTCCGGGTCGGGTACCGCGGGTCTGGCTGCGGGTGGCGGACAACGGGCCCGGGGTGGCCGAAGAGCACGCCGTGCGCATCTTCGATCCTTTCTTCACAACCAAGGCGGAAGGCTCGGGGACCGGGCTCGGGCTGGCCGTGGCGCGGTCGATCGTGCGCGAGCACGGTGGCGACCTGGTGCTGGAGCCGCCCGGCGCCTCGGCGGGGGCGAGCTTCCGTCTGTCGATCCCGATAGCGCCCGAACGCATCGCAGAGCCCGAAGCGCCCGCGCCGGCCCTGCTGGACTCGGGCAACGGTGTACGGGTGCTGGTGGTCGACGACGAAGCCGATCTCGCCGCGATGATCCGGGAGATGCTCGAAGCCGCGCAGATGGAAGTGGCCACCGCCGAGTCCGGCGAGATCGCCCTGGCCTTGCTCGCCGAAGCGCGCTTCGACGCCATCGTCTCCGACCTGCGCATGCCGGGCATGGACGGGGTGGCGCTCTGGCGCCATGTGCGCGAACGCGTGCCGGAACTCGCCCAGCGGATGCTCTTCGTCACCGGCGACACCTTGTCGGACGGCGCGCGCGGCTTCCTGCGCGAAACCAGTTGCCCTTGCGTGGAAAAGCCCTTCGCGCCGGACGAACTGGTCGCGCGGCTGCGCGGCTTGCTGGCGGGAGAGGGCTGA
- a CDS encoding nuclear transport factor 2 family protein: protein MSPTLYATAEDVETAFYDAFNKGDIDGLMAVWSETDEVVCVHPGGSRLVGLHAIRESWKQLFESGLRLRLRIHHPVIQSSPMLTVRSVLQHVVVEGEDSMPPPIVATNVYARGPFGWRLVLHHASPSPDAEGVFNEEAPRVVH, encoded by the coding sequence ATGAGCCCAACGCTCTACGCCACCGCCGAAGACGTCGAAACCGCCTTCTACGACGCCTTCAACAAGGGCGATATCGACGGCCTCATGGCTGTGTGGTCGGAGACCGACGAAGTCGTCTGCGTGCATCCGGGCGGTAGCCGCCTGGTCGGCCTGCACGCCATCCGCGAGTCCTGGAAGCAACTTTTCGAGAGCGGCCTGCGCCTGCGCCTGCGCATCCACCACCCGGTGATCCAGAGCAGTCCGATGCTCACCGTGCGCAGTGTGCTGCAGCACGTGGTGGTCGAAGGCGAGGACTCGATGCCGCCGCCCATCGTCGCCACCAACGTCTACGCCCGCGGCCCCTTCGGCTGGCGCCTGGTCCTGCACCACGCCTCGCCCTCGCCGGATGCCGAAGGTGTCTTCAACGAAGAGGCGCCACGCGTCGTGCATTGA
- the waaF gene encoding lipopolysaccharide heptosyltransferase II translates to MTRILVVTPNWIGDCVAAQPLLMRLAERRPDVVIDALAPAWVAPVMEAMPQVRRVIANPFGHGRFDPVGRWKLARTLAGQYDEAYVLPNSWKSALIPFFAGIPLRVGFSGEARIGVVNRRHRLDEKATPLQVERYAQLAEPVGTPLARPLPDPRLTRSPAQIAATLAQLGLADSPRPVVFCPGAEYGPAKRWPERHYAELARELAARGHPVWLLGSKKDQPVAAEIARLAPDAVRDLCGVTNLAQALDLIAHARLAVTNDSGLMHVAAALDTPLVALFGSSSPNYTPPLSGRAQVMWLQLECSPCFKRECPLGHFNCLTQMTPASVLARVQSQLEAQS, encoded by the coding sequence ATGACCCGCATCCTCGTCGTCACGCCCAACTGGATCGGCGACTGCGTGGCCGCCCAGCCGCTGCTGATGCGCTTGGCCGAGCGCCGTCCCGATGTGGTGATCGATGCGCTCGCGCCTGCGTGGGTGGCGCCGGTCATGGAGGCGATGCCGCAGGTCCGCCGCGTGATCGCCAACCCCTTCGGCCACGGCCGCTTCGATCCGGTCGGCCGCTGGAAGCTCGCCCGCACGCTGGCCGGCCAGTACGACGAAGCCTACGTCCTGCCCAATAGCTGGAAGTCGGCACTGATCCCCTTCTTCGCCGGCATCCCGCTACGCGTCGGCTTTTCCGGCGAAGCGCGGATCGGCGTGGTCAACCGGCGCCATCGGCTCGACGAAAAGGCTACGCCGCTGCAAGTCGAGCGGTATGCCCAGCTCGCGGAACCGGTCGGCACACCGCTCGCGCGCCCCCTGCCCGATCCGCGCCTGACGCGCAGCCCGGCACAGATTGCCGCCACGCTCGCGCAGCTTGGCCTGGCAGACTCGCCGCGCCCCGTGGTTTTCTGCCCCGGCGCGGAATACGGCCCCGCCAAGCGCTGGCCCGAGCGCCACTACGCCGAACTCGCCCGCGAACTTGCGGCGCGCGGCCACCCGGTGTGGCTGCTCGGCTCGAAGAAGGACCAGCCGGTCGCGGCCGAGATCGCCCGGCTCGCGCCCGACGCGGTGCGCGATCTGTGCGGCGTCACCAACCTCGCCCAGGCGCTGGACCTCATCGCGCATGCACGCCTCGCAGTCACCAACGATTCGGGCCTGATGCATGTGGCGGCTGCGCTGGACACACCGTTGGTGGCACTCTTCGGCTCGTCCAGCCCCAACTACACGCCGCCCCTGTCCGGACGTGCCCAGGTCATGTGGCTGCAACTCGAATGCAGCCCGTGTTTCAAGCGCGAATGTCCGCTCGGCCACTTCAACTGCCTGACCCAGATGACGCCCGCGTCGGTGCTGGCTCGCGTGCAATCCCAACTCGAAGCCCAATCATGA